AACTTATATGCAAAAAACAAAAAGGCTGCTCTGCCGAAATTCGTGTTTTTTGCGTAAAACTATGAATTTTTTACCTGTGCTTTGAATAAAATAAACATAAGGTTGATGGGCAGAACAACCTAAGAAAGGATGTTTATACCATTATGTTTATTTTTACAAAAAAGTCAAAAAGCACTAATGAAAAGTCGGGTATTATTCCGACAATCCATAGTTTTACGCATCAATAAAATAATATTATGTTTTGGGTAGATATAACAGGAAAGTTGAAAAACGAGAAAAAATTAGCGTTTTTTGTATTTATATGTTTTTTAGCAATTCGGTATCTTTGATTTCCATTTTTGAAAAAGCAAACAATTTTTCGCCTAAATCTTTAAGCGACGCGCCTATATGATATACAGTGTTATCAATTATCAAAAAACGATCGTATATTATTTCAAAATTTCTATAACCTGTAAATCGCCCATAGATAGAAATTACGATAACATATTCCTAAAAGCATATAGAAAATTACGCCAAAAAACGCCCAAACCGCCGAAACTTTTGAGAAAATAGAGAAGTTGTTTGCAGAAAAAATTAATAATATCCAATTAACCGCCGTCCAAAAAAGCGGATAAATAAGCGAGAAAATAACCCAAACAATACAAATCATCATTGACACGCATTCCCAAACGCTTACGGCGGTAAAAAACGCAATAGGCGCGATAAGAAAGCAAAAAAACTTAAGAACGTTTGCCGTTTTTTCCATTTCAAAACGGATAAAAGACGCTTTTTGATGATATTGCAGAAAGTCCGAAATCTGTTCTTTCTTAAGCCGTTTAGACAAACTTTGTATTAGCGCAGCCAAATTTTTCGATTCGGCCGGAATGTGGATTTTTTGACGATCTATAACTATCGAAAACGATGAATATAGACCCCAAAACGACTTTTTGACGAAAGAAATTTCATTCGTTTCAAAACGAAATTTTTTATTTCCTTTGAAGAAGTTCCACGTATCTTCACCGTCGCATACAAGCGCGGATTTGTTTTTGTATGAGAAAAAACGTGACAAAAAAAGCGCAGAAATAAAAAAATACAAGATAATTATTGCAGAAATATTTAACTCTTTAATTATCAAAACTTGTTTATAATATCCGATTGCGAGAACGTAAACCAAAATAATAAGAAAAACCGTGTTAAATATAAAATTCTCCAAATTAGATAAATTTGTAAACGGCGTTTTTGATTTTTGAATCACCATTACATCATTACCTGACTGATCATTAAGTTTGCGGCAAGTATCATTACCGAAGCGGAAACCACCGCGTTTCTGGTCGATGCGCCGACGCCGACCGCGCCGCCCGTGGTCGTATATCCGTAGTAACAGCCCGTAAGTCCGGTAATTCCTCCGAACACAAAGCTTTTTACAAGCCCTATATAAACGTCGTTTATATTAAACATGAGCCGCATCGAATTGTAAAACGTTCCGACGTTAAGTCCGAAAGCGACAGTCGCAAGAATTTGAGAAGCGACTATCGCCGCTATAGAGCCGTAAACAAACATTGCCGGCGTCATTAAAAACGCCGATATTATACGAGGAGAAATAATATATTTTATAGGGTTAAGCGAAAGACAGGTCAACGCGTCCAATTGCTCGGTAACTTTCATAGTTCCGATTTCTGCGGCGACTTTCGCTCCTATTCTTCCCGCCAAAACAAGACCTATAAGCGTTGGTCCAAGTTCGGACAATACGACTTTCAGAACCATCATTCCCAAATATTGCAAACCTATCATATCTTTTGCCAAATAATGAACCTGCCAAGTCGCGATAAATCCCGTAAAAACAGAAGCCAAAAGCACTATGGGAATCGAACGCACGCCGACAAGCATAAGCTGTTGAGAAACAGACGAAATTTTAGGTTTCGCCAATAATCCCTGAGCAAGGAATTTCATCATTTGTCCAAATTCCGAAATTCCTTCCATTATAAATTTTCCTACGGATACGGCAAGCGTGTTGAAAAACGATTCTTTTTCAATAAGCATTACCTGTACTATATCGTTATTGCGCATAGACAGAAATTCTTCCGTATTTAACTTGTTTTCATCGTTTTTCACAAACAAACTCCGTACCGCGAGCGATAATCGTCAATTTTTCTTTTTGTATCGTCGTCAATTAAAATCTTTCCGCAAACTCGTCTTTTGTATCCGAATTCTACAATGTCGTCAATGCATACGATCGCTTTAGGCGTAATTTTATAATCTTGCTCAATAAGAGTGAACGCGCCGCGCCCGTCGCCGCCTTTCTCTTGTCTATCTACGCTCACTATAAGTCCGCCGACAGTTACGTTTGCGATGTTTTTTAGGATGGGGAGCGTTTCGGCGATTGAAGTTCCCGCCGTAGTGACGTCTTCGATCATCAAGACCTTATCTCCGTCTTTCAGATTATATCCTATAAGCGTTCCGCCTTCGCCGTGGTCTTTTATTTCTTTGCGGTTGAAACAAAATCCTACGTTTATGTTTTTTTTCGTCAGAGCGATCGCCGTCGTTACCGAAAGCGGAATTCCTTTGTATGCCGGACCGAAAAGCGCGTTATAATCGGAAAAATTTTTTGTTATCGCTTCCGCATAAAATTCTCCGAGCTTTGCAATCTGAGCCCCCGTTTTGTATCTTCCGGTGTTGATGAAATACGGTGTCTTGCGTCCGCTTTTTGTTATGAAATCGCCAAAAGTTAAAACTTCGCATTCTACCATAAATTCAATAAAATCTTGTTTATATTTGTCCAAAACGTTTCTCCTTGAACTAAACTTTTTGTCAAAAAATAATTTCTGCCTAAATAAACGGTTGACAGGCAAATAAAAATCTTATTATTTTCCCCAAAAACAATATTATTTAAACAAAAAGGAGTAAATTTATGTCGGAAACTTTGGAATTCCAGGCGGAAGCCAAGCAACTGCTTCAACTTATGATTCATTCTCTTTACAGTCACAAAGAGATTTTTTTGCGCGAGATTGTGTCAAACGCGTCGGACGCGTTGGACAAAGCCCGTTTTGAATCGTTGACAAACAATGCGGTCAAAATAGACATAGATTCCCTAAAAATAACCATTTCGGTCGATAAAGAAAACCGTCGGCTGACAATTTCGGACAACGGAATAGGAATGAGCCGCGAAGAACTTATAAACAACTTGGGAACTATTGCGCGAAGCGGTTCTAAAGTGTTTTTGGAAAATCTTTCGGGCGACCAAAAGTTAGACTCAAATCTAATCGGGCAGTTTGGCGTAGGATTTTATTCGGTTTTTATGGTCTCGTCAAAAGTAGAAGTTTTGACAAAAAGAATCGGCGAGGAAAACGCGTTTCGTTGGATATCGTCGGCGGACACGACGTACGAAATTTCGACGGCGGCGAGGGCGGAAAGCGGAACCGACGTCATTATTTATTTAAACGAGGGCGAAGAAGAGTATTTAGAAAATTGGAAAATTAAAAATTTAATCAAAAAATATTCTTCGTTCATAGCGTTTCCGGTGATGATGGCAAGCGACGATGAAAATAAAAAAGGTGAATTGGAAAAAATAAATTCGCTGAAACCGATTTGGGAAAGAAACGCAAGCGAAGTCAAA
This Chitinispirillales bacterium DNA region includes the following protein-coding sequences:
- a CDS encoding ABC transporter permease, which gives rise to MKNDENKLNTEEFLSMRNNDIVQVMLIEKESFFNTLAVSVGKFIMEGISEFGQMMKFLAQGLLAKPKISSVSQQLMLVGVRSIPIVLLASVFTGFIATWQVHYLAKDMIGLQYLGMMVLKVVLSELGPTLIGLVLAGRIGAKVAAEIGTMKVTEQLDALTCLSLNPIKYIISPRIISAFLMTPAMFVYGSIAAIVASQILATVAFGLNVGTFYNSMRLMFNINDVYIGLVKSFVFGGITGLTGCYYGYTTTGGAVGVGASTRNAVVSASVMILAANLMISQVMM
- the pyrE gene encoding orotate phosphoribosyltransferase; this translates as MDKYKQDFIEFMVECEVLTFGDFITKSGRKTPYFINTGRYKTGAQIAKLGEFYAEAITKNFSDYNALFGPAYKGIPLSVTTAIALTKKNINVGFCFNRKEIKDHGEGGTLIGYNLKDGDKVLMIEDVTTAGTSIAETLPILKNIANVTVGGLIVSVDRQEKGGDGRGAFTLIEQDYKITPKAIVCIDDIVEFGYKRRVCGKILIDDDTKRKIDDYRSRYGVCL